In Methylotenera sp. L2L1, the following proteins share a genomic window:
- a CDS encoding RNA polymerase sigma factor has translation MPMERDFDKQYFSMDHFLADIEGRAFRMAQIATGNRDDALEIVQDTMMKLVQKYSHHQATEWKALFYSILNSRILDWHRRQSVRNRFRSWLSWSDDEDEVVEDTLAQHPIDTNHEPDIKLQDTQFMTGLNTALSALPLRQQQVFLLRVWEGLDINETAHIMQCSTSSVKTHYARALEKLREKLEDYQ, from the coding sequence ATGCCGATGGAGCGCGATTTCGATAAACAGTATTTCAGCATGGATCATTTTCTAGCGGATATTGAAGGTCGCGCTTTTCGCATGGCACAAATAGCCACTGGTAACCGTGATGACGCACTAGAAATAGTACAAGACACCATGATGAAATTGGTGCAGAAATACAGTCATCATCAAGCTACCGAATGGAAAGCCTTGTTTTACAGCATACTGAATAGCCGTATTCTGGATTGGCATCGCAGGCAGTCTGTACGCAACCGCTTTAGAAGTTGGCTGAGCTGGAGTGACGACGAAGATGAAGTAGTTGAGGATACGCTAGCACAACACCCAATTGATACCAACCATGAACCTGACATTAAACTACAGGACACGCAGTTCATGACAGGCTTAAACACGGCATTAAGTGCACTACCCTTGCGACAACAACAAGTATTTTTACTTCGCGTGTGGGAAGGTTTAGATATCAACGAAACTGCACACATCATGCAATGCTCTACGAGCAGTGTAAAAACACATTATGCGCGAGCATTAGAAAAGCTACGTGAAAAGCTAGAGGATTACCAATGA